A single window of Thermodesulfobacteriota bacterium DNA harbors:
- a CDS encoding SAM-dependent methyltransferase, with translation MSKLNDIIKTEITKKGKITFADFMQLALYHPEYGYYSSGKNEIGKEGDFYTSPYVHKAFGRVIGNFVIKSLEYIDEKKLSVLEVGAGKGFLALDVLDRIKEHDDNLYDRLNYYIVERNDTSKSNALKILGEHINKINWLSDLSDINNSEIAGVVISNELFDALSFHRLKIVNSELVEIYVSLDNEEYIEVIDMPGHKELAHYAQQTNLDFIEGQEFEINLEAENMLLQIENKLAQGFVLTIDYGFLQNELYSPDRKRGTYKCLHKHQINEAPYLNIGEQDITAHVDFSNLIRAGNKLGLNKIIYTTQGQFLVDWGILEFIESNTNQKEIQAVKNLFLPELMGDKFKVLLQEKNIADSKAFYPQSPLKISFKVL, from the coding sequence ATGAGCAAGCTAAACGACATAATAAAGACTGAAATCACAAAGAAGGGCAAGATAACTTTTGCAGATTTCATGCAACTTGCTTTATATCATCCTGAATATGGCTATTACTCTTCGGGCAAGAACGAAATAGGAAAAGAAGGGGATTTCTATACGAGCCCTTATGTTCACAAAGCATTTGGGCGTGTGATCGGCAATTTTGTAATTAAGAGCCTTGAATATATAGATGAGAAGAAATTATCAGTACTAGAAGTTGGAGCCGGAAAAGGATTTTTGGCGCTGGACGTCTTAGACCGTATTAAAGAACATGACGACAATTTATATGACCGGCTTAACTATTATATCGTTGAAAGAAATGACACCTCAAAAAGTAATGCTCTCAAGATACTCGGTGAGCATATAAATAAAATTAACTGGTTATCGGATTTATCTGATATCAACAATTCAGAGATAGCAGGAGTAGTTATCTCAAACGAGCTTTTTGACGCTCTTTCATTCCACAGGTTAAAAATTGTTAATAGCGAGCTTGTTGAGATATATGTATCTCTAGACAATGAAGAGTATATTGAAGTTATAGATATGCCCGGGCACAAAGAATTAGCTCATTATGCACAGCAAACTAATCTTGATTTTATTGAGGGACAGGAGTTTGAAATTAATCTTGAGGCTGAGAACATGCTATTGCAGATTGAGAATAAATTGGCCCAAGGTTTTGTCTTAACTATTGATTACGGTTTTCTACAAAATGAACTTTATAGCCCTGACAGAAAAAGAGGAACATATAAATGTCTTCATAAACACCAAATAAATGAGGCTCCATATTTGAACATAGGCGAGCAGGACATCACAGCACATGTGGATTTTAGCAATTTAATAAGAGCCGGCAATAAACTAGGGCTTAATAAAATCATCTATACAACCCAGGGGCAATTTCTTGTCGACTGGGGAATTTTAGAATTCATAGAAAGCAACACTAACCAAAAAGAGATACAAGCTGTTAAAAATTTATTTTTGCCTGAACTTATGGGAGATAAATTCAAAGTTCTTCTTCAAGAAAAAAACATTGCAGATTCAAAAGCTTTCTACCCCCAATCCCCCCTTAAAATAAGCTTTAAAGTGCTATAG